CTAAATTCTCTAGATTTAGGACAAGCACATGAAGGTGGTGGCATGATTGAGTCATAGTCATCCCATAAATCCTTCAACTTAGAATAATAGACAGAAATAGACGAAGTACCCTAAACTAGAGTGAAGATTTCTTTATGCAATTGAAAAGTTCTTGAGctgtttattttatcaaatcttTCTCTCAAATCCTCCCAGATCGAGTAACTGTTCGAACAAAATAAAACACCACTCAAGAGATCTTTACTTACATTGCACATGATCCACGAAACAACGATTGCGTTACATCGATCCCACAAACGAGCCAAATCTCCAGTGAAGTGACCTCGATTTACTGATCCATCAATGAAACCGAGTTTATTTCTACCTAGTAAAGCAATCTTCATAGCTCTGCTCCACAAGGTATAGTTATCAGATCCACTTAACATAATCCCAACAGACAATGAACCAGGAGCATCTGAGGGATATAGAAACAGGGGATGATGATAATCGATGGATGGTGTGATAACAGTAACATTTGTAGAAGTATTCTATGAAGTATTTTGTGCCAGATTTCCTAAATTCTCCATGAAATCAAACagcaagaaggaaaaaaatctaTGAAAGAGATGAATAAAATTGCTTGAATTCCTCACTTCATGTGGAAGAAATCCTCTCGATCTGCATTTGTtaaagctctgataccatgtgaagaTGTTGAAGATTTGTAATCAGCAACATGAACAATGtgagagaagaagaaaatatcttttcatttatggttaagaagaagaaaaaatgagtACATTGTACATGTATTTATACACATTACTAACTGTGCTAACTAACTCTAACTAACTTTCTAACAAATTTAATTAAGCTGATTTAAACAATGATTTAACTAACAACTAATCAGCTAACTaactaaggcacactaacacaTTTATTGAGTTCCTTTACATATTTTACCATTCCATGTTTCTCACTCTCAGATTTGTACTACTTATTGTCTCATATGCTTCAATTATCTTACCATCATGTTATTACCTATGTCTTCATAATCGTTGTgtcttttgtttcttttaaatcGAGATTCTTTCGGAAATAACCTCTCTATCTGAAAAAGATAGACGTAAAGTTTACATACAATCTACCCTCGCTAAACCTCACTAGCAAAAATCAGGTCATTGGGATACAAGTCTACAAGCATTCAAAACCCAAGGCATTTTTATATACCTTGCACACACCTCGATCAATTTGTTAATTTTCACTGGTATAAATATCGAGTAACTATATCCATAAAAACTTAGATAAAATGGAAGAAATCACCTCTCACTTTTGGCTCCGCTGGAATGATTGAGAACCTGAAGTCTTTAAATTTCTTgaccaaaaaagaaatatagaaCGATAAATCAAATGCACACAATTGAATCAGAGAGAAGTAGTTCTGTTATTTGAtcttttattctaaaataatctttaaaagAATGTGCTAAAAGATAATTTACATCTTGTTGTACAGACCTACATAAAGAAAATGATTCAAAAGGGGGAAAAAAGGACAAAATCCTAGCAAGTTCCTGTTTGGAATTACTAATTAATCAACCAAAAACTGCTTCTCTTTTTACTGATGGACTATCTGATTCACAAAATACAACTACTTCAAAATCAGGTCTTTTGCCTTGATCATTTGCTTCTCTAGAAAAGATTGTTGGTGTATAACGACGAGCAAATTTTGAGGAAGCTGGAAATGCAGGTCTCGGAGACAATTGAACTTCCTCCATAACGCGAAATTGGAGCTCAGATGGATAGTCTCTCATGCAACCGATACGAGGTCCAGCTCCTGTTGTCCATTTACATGAAGACAATTGATGAGCCAAATGATTTGATTTCATGCCTATATGTGAATGTATTCTTTTGATTATCTTTTCTTCAGGAACAGGCTCTTTGAACTCCTCTTCATTTTCATGATCGAATAAATTCTTCTTCGAAACTGAAAACTCTGTATCTGATAAGTACTCGTCTGGTGTTTCGTATCCATCTGCTGGAGTTTCCACAGGCTGTACCTGTTGGGCTGTCTCCTTAAACAACTCAAATATGCCTTCCTTTTCCGGTATTTCAACAGCAATTTTGGGTCGTACTCCTCGGGGCTGTCTTGGAAAATGTGGTACTGAGAACTCTTCGTCGTCACAATCCTTGTTGGTAGAACCAATCCTCTTTGTGTCTGAGCTTTTGAGGCTGCTATCTTCGTTGATTTGGCTGAAATCCGAGACTGATAAGTTTTTACGTATGTTAGTATGACATTCCTTCCTGGTAGAGGGCGCGTCGTCCTCATAATTGGTGAATTTCTGCAATATCAGGATTTAAGTTTAATAGATTATACATAGCTCATCTTGCCACGGTGAGTCAAGACGGTAACATAAGCGGATTTAATATTTAAGTTAGTTATCAACGTAGAGAGAGGTCATTTCTAATAGACCCTCGACTTAAAAGAAATGTAACCGATATAGGaaagtaagaaaagaaaagggacaACAAAATAGCAAAAATGTACAAAACAGATGTAGCAACATATATTAATACACACTGGGGAAACATGATACTTAAATCATACTACTAGATGATAACACTAATAGTTTTCGTGTGAAAAGATCTATCGGTTAGCAAATGCTTGTACCTGGACAACAGCGATATCAACTTGAAGTTGCTTAAGAAACAACATGAATGCTTCGAAATTCTCCTCTGTAGGGAGATAATGTCCACTCTGAGGCCAGACTGCCTATTTCATGCAAGAATTTAGATACATCAACAACCAGCCAGCTTGTATCGGAGGGAAAAAAACACAATTTGTTGGCAAAATCATGGCACTTCTCTTTACCTTTATAATACCATCTTCTGCCACTAATCTCCCAGCAGACAACGCGGCACCACCTGCCAGGAAACTTGAATGCTGAAATGTGCCTTTCTTTTTCATCCCAACGTATAAGATTTTGGACACGCTTAGCACAAAGATCCACTTTGCCTCTGGAGGGCCTCCTCTCGTATCGAGAAGCCTTCTACTCTGCTTGTATAAGAATTTTCCACCCACAATGACAATTTCATATGCCTCCCTCTCTATCTGTGATTATTCATAGCTCATGAGTTGCAAATAACGTTTGCTCTCGAACATTTTTTCCAACTTTGTGCAATGTATCTAGAAGTAGAATAATTTATACCAAATTTACCAGTAAAAAAATGGTACAGATCGAAAGAAGATAACACTCACTGGTCCAAGATACTTGATGCAGTCTTGTTGAAGTTTCGGTCTAGGACACCTCTCAAGATTTATTTCTTTACCTTCACCTATGTCCAACCTGTAACGCGAACATACAAGGGGGAAATGTCATATATAGTTTACTAAATCAATTCTGAAGTTTCTTCCTTTGCTAGAATTTCTTGCTGATAGAAGAAAATCTAACCAATAGAAGAAGGGTTGTTTACTGTCAGCTTGGAGCCACTTGTTGTAATAAAAGCGAAGGTTGTGTCCATAACGATGTCGAGGATCAATCTgttcatcaaaatttataaagaacataaacaacaatcccacacacaaataaaaatgaaacttgGGATTGTTGAACTTTGCTCTTGAGAAGTGAACTTACTGCTTCAAGCCAATGCTGCAAAGCAAGTTTACGTGCTTTCCCGTCTTTGGACAGACCTTTACCGACCTACCAACACACACGTAAAGTCCTTACATCAAAGCTTAACCAACCAAAAAGAAGGAAGAATCACAAGAAATGAATCTAACAGGGAATTAGCGTAAATGTAAGGTTAATTCATACCTTCGCAGCTCTAGTTAATGCTCGAGACCAACGAGAAACAGCAGTCTGAGGTTTCTTGGTGTCAAAATATGATATAGAACTGTGCTTTAGTTCAACAGAATCCAATAGCTTCCACCTGTAAATTGCACCAAAAGTTCCATAGTCGATACAACGTGCGTGAAGACGTGAAATGACATGACAAATATCCAGAACAAAAGTTCCCTAACTACTCCCTTGGTTTCAATGTTTTGTCTAGTTATGACACTTGGtacagagtttaagaaagtaaaaagaagacttttgaatcttgtggtatTAAACACAGAG
The sequence above is a segment of the Solanum lycopersicum chromosome 10, SLM_r2.1 genome. Coding sequences within it:
- the LOC101249412 gene encoding IQ domain-containing protein IQM6-like, with protein sequence MGITFSCPFANFEDLDSRVESYLVRTLSLGNDDMKNVLHTKNFNDQITRKSKILKSFGSGNMILEGTLTYKRREFEAKIALRTLISDKEDKKINRSDNPWNRAEVSPKLHSISDKDTRMLPVEYGKHRDQAAVKLQKTYKSFRTRRQLADCAVLVEHRWWKLLDSVELKHSSISYFDTKKPQTAVSRWSRALTRAAKVGKGLSKDGKARKLALQHWLEAIDPRHRYGHNLRFYYNKWLQADSKQPFFYWLDIGEGKEINLERCPRPKLQQDCIKYLGPIEREAYEIVIVGGKFLYKQSRRLLDTRGGPPEAKWIFVLSVSKILYVGMKKKGTFQHSSFLAGGAALSAGRLVAEDGIIKAVWPQSGHYLPTEENFEAFMLFLKQLQVDIAVVQKFTNYEDDAPSTRKECHTNIRKNLSVSDFSQINEDSSLKSSDTKRIGSTNKDCDDEEFSVPHFPRQPRGVRPKIAVEIPEKEGIFELFKETAQQVQPVETPADGYETPDEYLSDTEFSVSKKNLFDHENEEEFKEPVPEEKIIKRIHSHIGMKSNHLAHQLSSCKWTTGAGPRIGCMRDYPSELQFRVMEEVQLSPRPAFPASSKFARRYTPTIFSREANDQGKRPDFEVVVFCESDSPSVKREAVFG